AATGCAAGGCCTATGTGATGGATGAGAGACCTGATGTAGGTTCCAGCTTCAACGCCAACCCTGAAGAGTACATCTCTACCCTCAATTTCTAGAATTTCTATATAGTAAACTTTTCTCGTTCTAAGTCTCCTCTTAACTGCACTCCTCAGGGGAGGTCTTTGAATTATCTCTCCCTCGAACTCCTTCATAACCTGGACTATCTTATCCTCTGGGACATCCCCATGAAGGTGCATTAAGGCAACATACTCCTTTCCAGCGGGAAGAAGGGCCTGAACTACACGGGTAGCTTTCTCAAGGGCAACCGGCAAAACGCCACTAACCTTTGGATCTAGTGTCCCACCGTGTCCTGCTTTCTCCAGGTTAAAGAGCTTCTTTATCCATGCAACAACTTCATGACTAGTTGGTCCTGGAGGCTTGTCCAAATTTATAACTCCAAACTGTATGTGCAATTCAATTGGCCTTTTGTCAGGTGGAAAACCCCATTTGGGATTGGTTTCAGCTTTTTCATCCTTTATAAGAACTTCCCTCTTGATATCAGCTGGAAGGATTCTTCTAACTTCATCTCTCGCCATGAGCATCACCCACTAAAAATTTCTTGCGAGTTCAATTTATAAGGAGATTGAAAAAATTTTTTAAATGATTGCATGATTGTCTTGTGGTTAAATAACACTGAGGGTGATATATTATGCTTGATGAAGTCAGAAAACTTAGCGCTTATACAGCCTACAATGCAAACGTTGATGCAATTGTAAACCTGAACACTGAAATAGTCCAAAAGCTTATTGAGGAGTTTGGCGAGGATGAAATAAAAGAGAGAATTGAAGAATATCCTAGGGAGATAAAAGAGCCCCTTGATTTCATTGCGAGGCTAATTCATGCATTGAAAACCGGAAAACCAATGGCCGTCCCACTAGTGAATGAAAATATGCACCGCTGGTTTGATGACACATTTAAGTATGACATGGAAAGGATAGGAGGCCAAGCGGGAATAATAGCAAATCTGCTTGCAGGGCTAAAGGTAAACAAGGTAATAGCATATACCCCCTTCCTACCCAAAAGGCTTGCAGAACTTTTCAAGCCCGGAGTGCTGTATCCAGTCGTTGAGGGTGGAAAGCTAAAGCTAAAGCCCATTCAAGAGGCATACAGGGAAGGAGACCCCCTGAAAGTCAACAGGATATTTGAATTCAGGAAGGGAATGAAGTTTAAACTTGGGAATGAGATTATTACAGTACCCCACTCTGGCAGGTTCATAGTCTCTTCGAGGTTTGAAAGCATAAGCAGAATAGAAACTAGAGACGAACTAAGACCTTTCCTTCCAGAAATAGGAAAGCTTGTTGATGGTGCAATTCTCTCAGGATACCAGGGATTGAGAT
This is a stretch of genomic DNA from Pyrococcus sp. ST04. It encodes these proteins:
- a CDS encoding RNA-guided pseudouridylation complex pseudouridine synthase subunit Cbf5, with the translated sequence MARDEVRRILPADIKREVLIKDEKAETNPKWGFPPDKRPIELHIQFGVINLDKPPGPTSHEVVAWIKKLFNLEKAGHGGTLDPKVSGVLPVALEKATRVVQALLPAGKEYVALMHLHGDVPEDKIVQVMKEFEGEIIQRPPLRSAVKRRLRTRKVYYIEILEIEGRDVLFRVGVEAGTYIRSLIHHIGLALGVGAHMAELRRTRSGPFKEDETLVTLHDLVDYYHFWKEDGIEEYFRKAIQPMEKAVEHLPKVWIKDSAVAAVTHGADLAVPGIVKLHAGIKRGDLVAIMTLKDELVALGKAIMTSQEMLQKSKGIAVDVEKVFMPRDWYPKMW
- the pfkC gene encoding ADP-specific phosphofructokinase codes for the protein MLDEVRKLSAYTAYNANVDAIVNLNTEIVQKLIEEFGEDEIKERIEEYPREIKEPLDFIARLIHALKTGKPMAVPLVNENMHRWFDDTFKYDMERIGGQAGIIANLLAGLKVNKVIAYTPFLPKRLAELFKPGVLYPVVEGGKLKLKPIQEAYREGDPLKVNRIFEFRKGMKFKLGNEIITVPHSGRFIVSSRFESISRIETRDELRPFLPEIGKLVDGAILSGYQGLRLQYSDGKDANYYLRKAKEDIRLLKEAGIKIHVEFASIQDRKLRKKVVNNIFPMVDSVGMDEAEIAYILSVLGYRDLADRIFLYNRIEDAILGGMIILDELNFEILQVHTIYYLMYITHRDNPLSEEELAKSLEFGTTLAAARASLGDISKPEDYRVGEEVPFNERSDYVRLRFEEAKQKLRMREYKVVIVPTKLVPNPVSTVGLGDTISTGTFLSYIALLKKHSKSLTF